The proteins below come from a single Erysipelothrix piscisicarius genomic window:
- the deoD gene encoding purine-nucleoside phosphorylase: MATPHINAEKGQIAKVVLMPGDPLRAKFIAETFLKDVKQFNDVRNMFGYTGTYEGVEVSVMGSGMGQPSIGIYSYELYSQFDVEAIIRIGSAGSYVEGLDVYDVILSDSAYSESSFAKVGFGYEEDVLEPSKMLNDQLRASAQKLEIPMQEGRIHSSDVFYRDSGVTWQELAKNHGVTCVEMESFALFANAKKLNKHAACLLTISDSFVTQEVTSAEERQLSFTNMMKIALDAAISLKF, from the coding sequence ATGGCTACACCACATATTAATGCTGAAAAAGGGCAAATCGCTAAGGTTGTATTAATGCCTGGAGATCCACTTCGCGCAAAGTTTATTGCGGAAACATTTTTGAAAGATGTGAAACAATTTAACGATGTTCGTAATATGTTTGGATATACAGGAACCTATGAAGGCGTTGAAGTATCAGTAATGGGTTCAGGAATGGGACAACCAAGTATTGGAATTTATTCTTATGAACTATATTCACAATTTGATGTTGAAGCAATTATTCGTATTGGTTCAGCAGGATCGTATGTTGAAGGACTTGATGTTTATGATGTAATTCTTTCAGACAGTGCATACAGTGAATCTTCATTTGCGAAAGTTGGATTTGGATATGAAGAAGATGTTCTTGAACCAAGTAAGATGTTAAATGATCAATTACGCGCTTCAGCTCAAAAATTAGAAATTCCAATGCAAGAAGGACGTATTCATTCAAGTGATGTTTTCTATCGTGACTCGGGCGTTACATGGCAAGAACTTGCAAAGAATCATGGTGTTACATGTGTTGAGATGGAATCATTTGCACTGTTTGCAAATGCTAAGAAATTAAACAAACATGCAGCATGTCTTCTAACAATTTCAGATTCATTTGTAACTCAAGAAGTGACTTCAGCAGAGGAACGTCAACTCTCATTCACAAATATGATGAAGATTGCGTTGGATGCAGCAATTTCTTTAAAATTCTAA
- a CDS encoding TetR/AcrR family transcriptional regulator — protein MSHKKLKKQRTMLYFMQAAKEIVNTEGMQAITIRKVADIAGYNSATLYNYFENLDQLIAFAMIHTITDYLSDLETIINLDLNALDKYLLMWRCYSDWSFKDPEIYTYVFDSEKSDEILSHMDAYNATFPMHKTKPAKHISDLVLGQGMKRRNQLSIDPCVEAGYFRADDVSTIVNFAYIMHQGIIRRILKGSYTFDKNHVKEFLDYFVSFLRGYDQTQSLTADTVTKILAFDIHKKHINPGTDLVPWD, from the coding sequence ATGAGCCATAAAAAATTAAAAAAGCAACGAACCATGCTCTATTTTATGCAGGCAGCCAAAGAAATTGTGAACACCGAAGGCATGCAAGCAATCACCATCCGAAAAGTCGCAGACATTGCCGGATACAACAGTGCTACCCTCTATAATTACTTTGAAAATCTTGACCAACTGATTGCTTTCGCCATGATCCATACCATCACCGATTACCTCAGTGATCTTGAAACCATTATTAACTTAGACCTTAATGCACTTGATAAGTATTTATTAATGTGGCGATGTTATTCCGATTGGTCTTTTAAAGATCCCGAAATCTATACTTACGTATTTGATTCTGAGAAGTCTGATGAAATTTTAAGTCATATGGATGCTTACAACGCAACGTTTCCAATGCATAAAACCAAACCCGCAAAACACATCAGTGATCTTGTTTTAGGGCAAGGAATGAAACGGCGTAACCAACTTTCAATAGACCCTTGTGTCGAGGCGGGATATTTTAGAGCCGATGATGTTTCAACGATCGTGAATTTTGCCTATATTATGCATCAAGGGATTATCCGTCGTATTCTAAAGGGGTCCTATACCTTCGATAAGAATCACGTTAAAGAATTTCTTGATTATTTTGTTTCCTTTCTTCGAGGGTACGATCAAACACAAAGTCTAACTGCTGACACAGTCACCAAAATCTTAGCCTTTGATATCCATAAAAAACACATCAACCCTGGAACTGACCTAGTTCCGTGGGACTAA
- the dcuC gene encoding C4-dicarboxylate transporter DcuC encodes MSPFVMYGAGLIAVAIVVVMLLKKLDIKITLFGVGILLMVVAIMMGNAVIEEPVHILVDPLLAIIDQFKKTLPSSGFVILVLGGYTAYMNAIGANEVTVNTLTKPLKGIKSAYVLVPIVFLLGNLLSLVIPSASNLSIILLATLYPVLKESGMSTLTAAAIIATTATVMPTPLGADNVAIAAELGMPVADYVFQHHAIVSVPTLLVMALAHTFWQKYCDKKLVASGEEKVVLNVEAPKQIEGSGLYKFVYTLLPLLPILILLVVFAINAITGSTLNLSVEVVSMMSFIIVIACELIRHRDGNKVLTATESFFKGMGNAMGIVVLLVAASTFVNGLKAIGLITQLQTVMQTTQASGFVLPLILVLFTALIVLLSGSGMALFYAMVPLMVPLAAAAGISPFAVTVPMGLAGNLLRAVSPVSAVVMIVAGTTKEEPFDIVKRTSVPMIVGTVFMFVLSMIIF; translated from the coding sequence ATGAGTCCATTTGTTATGTATGGAGCAGGCTTGATTGCAGTCGCAATCGTAGTTGTCATGCTTCTTAAAAAACTCGATATTAAGATTACGTTGTTTGGTGTTGGTATTTTACTCATGGTGGTAGCAATTATGATGGGGAATGCGGTTATTGAAGAACCGGTTCATATCTTAGTTGATCCACTTCTTGCGATTATCGATCAATTTAAGAAAACACTCCCAAGTTCTGGGTTTGTGATTCTTGTATTGGGTGGTTATACGGCTTATATGAATGCGATTGGTGCAAATGAGGTAACGGTTAATACACTTACAAAACCCCTCAAAGGCATAAAATCAGCATACGTTTTGGTTCCAATTGTATTCTTACTCGGGAACTTGTTATCCCTTGTAATTCCAAGTGCATCCAATTTATCCATTATTTTGCTTGCAACCTTGTATCCAGTTTTAAAAGAATCAGGGATGTCAACATTAACTGCAGCCGCAATTATTGCGACAACGGCAACGGTTATGCCTACACCATTAGGTGCAGATAACGTTGCGATTGCTGCGGAACTTGGAATGCCTGTTGCAGACTATGTCTTCCAACATCATGCAATTGTTTCCGTACCAACACTTCTTGTGATGGCACTCGCACATACATTCTGGCAAAAATACTGTGATAAAAAACTTGTAGCAAGTGGTGAAGAAAAGGTTGTTCTTAATGTAGAAGCACCCAAGCAAATTGAAGGCAGTGGTCTTTATAAATTTGTCTACACATTGCTTCCCTTGTTACCAATCTTAATTTTACTTGTTGTCTTTGCAATTAATGCAATCACAGGATCAACCTTGAACTTATCTGTTGAAGTGGTATCGATGATGTCCTTTATCATTGTGATTGCGTGCGAACTGATACGTCATCGTGATGGAAATAAAGTCTTAACAGCTACAGAATCCTTCTTTAAAGGGATGGGAAATGCAATGGGGATTGTTGTCTTACTTGTTGCTGCTTCAACCTTTGTGAATGGTCTTAAAGCGATTGGTCTAATTACCCAACTTCAAACGGTAATGCAAACAACCCAAGCTTCAGGCTTTGTCTTACCACTGATTCTTGTACTCTTTACAGCACTGATTGTCCTCTTGAGTGGTAGTGGAATGGCACTCTTCTATGCAATGGTACCGCTTATGGTTCCTCTTGCTGCAGCAGCGGGCATTAGTCCATTTGCGGTGACTGTGCCAATGGGGCTTGCAGGAAACTTACTACGTGCTGTTTCACCGGTATCTGCCGTTGTGATGATTGTTGCAGGAACAACAAAAGAAGAACCGTTTGATATTGTGAAACGTACATCGGTTCCAATGATTGTTGGTACGGTCTTTATGTTTGTACTTTCAATGATTATATTCTAA
- the rihC gene encoding ribonucleoside hydrolase RihC translates to MSKRKIIIDTDPGIDDAVALAIALFSEELDVQLITTVAGNVSIEKVTKNTLKLLPFYGKKIPVAMGASRPLLREPIDASGVHGKTGMDGYDFPEEDRSLLLEKNAVEAMYEVIMNSAEKITLVPIGPLTNIALLIREYPEVIERIDEVVLMGGSVGRGNAGVYSEFNIKVDPEAAKIVFESGLNIVMAGLDVGLKALVYPEDSALIKDMNPVGNMFYHLFKTYRGGSFKVGLKMYDSCAIAYLLKPEMFEVVETFVGIETQGEYTSGATVVDLKGYCGQPANAKVTTDIDADLFKTWFLESIQKCQTKN, encoded by the coding sequence ATGAGTAAACGCAAAATTATCATTGATACAGATCCAGGCATTGATGATGCCGTTGCACTGGCAATCGCTTTATTTTCGGAAGAACTGGATGTTCAGTTGATTACAACGGTTGCAGGAAATGTAAGTATTGAGAAGGTTACGAAAAACACCTTAAAGCTGTTGCCCTTCTACGGTAAAAAAATTCCAGTGGCCATGGGTGCATCCCGTCCCTTACTAAGAGAACCGATTGATGCCAGTGGTGTACACGGTAAAACGGGGATGGATGGTTATGATTTCCCTGAGGAAGATCGAAGTTTGCTTCTCGAGAAAAATGCGGTAGAGGCAATGTATGAGGTCATTATGAACAGTGCGGAGAAAATTACACTTGTTCCAATTGGTCCACTAACCAATATTGCTTTATTAATTCGAGAATATCCGGAAGTCATTGAACGCATTGATGAAGTGGTATTAATGGGTGGTAGTGTCGGACGTGGTAATGCGGGTGTCTATTCTGAATTTAATATTAAAGTAGACCCAGAAGCTGCGAAGATTGTTTTTGAAAGTGGTCTAAATATTGTGATGGCAGGTCTTGATGTAGGTCTTAAAGCCCTTGTTTATCCGGAAGATTCTGCATTGATTAAGGACATGAATCCTGTTGGAAATATGTTTTATCACTTATTTAAAACCTATCGCGGTGGAAGCTTTAAGGTTGGTTTAAAGATGTATGACAGTTGTGCGATTGCATACTTACTTAAACCAGAAATGTTTGAAGTGGTGGAGACATTTGTAGGTATTGAGACTCAAGGGGAATATACATCAGGGGCTACCGTGGTAGACCTAAAAGGATATTGTGGTCAGCCCGCAAATGCGAAAGTTACGACTGATATCGATGCGGATCTATTTAAAACATGGTTCCTCGAATCAATTCAAAAGTGTCAAACGAAAAACTAA
- a CDS encoding ribokinase: MSSKIYVLGSINADLMISANRVPQQGETIAGYDYFEAIGGKGGNQAAACANLGAPTFLIGSVGRDYHGQLALNALNNFGVNTNHVLLSDDEHTGVAMILKTDHDNRIIINQGANANISVPRIHEALQGSNQDFFLTQFEVPLYAVYEGLKQAKTLGMTTVVNPAPAVVMNEDFYPLIDYLVVNQSESEILTEIFPHDLEDCKRAATTLCERGVKTVVFTLGGSGSICISKDHVDIIPSYAVDVVDTTGAGDAYIGTFLYGLSKQWNLQKALTYASAAGALACTKQGAQEALPTLEALTDFMNQGGNDE, from the coding sequence ATGAGCAGTAAGATCTATGTACTTGGAAGTATTAATGCGGATTTGATGATTTCCGCGAATCGTGTCCCTCAACAGGGTGAAACGATTGCTGGCTATGATTATTTTGAAGCAATTGGGGGTAAGGGTGGTAATCAAGCAGCGGCATGTGCCAATCTAGGCGCCCCTACATTTCTCATTGGAAGTGTTGGACGGGATTATCATGGTCAACTTGCCTTAAATGCTTTAAATAATTTTGGGGTTAATACAAATCATGTTCTTCTCAGTGATGATGAACATACCGGGGTTGCGATGATTTTAAAAACAGATCACGATAATCGCATAATTATAAACCAAGGTGCGAATGCGAATATTAGTGTTCCACGCATTCATGAAGCCCTACAGGGATCTAACCAGGATTTCTTTTTAACTCAATTTGAAGTTCCACTCTATGCCGTATATGAAGGTCTCAAACAAGCAAAAACCTTGGGAATGACAACGGTGGTGAATCCAGCCCCTGCGGTAGTGATGAACGAAGATTTTTATCCATTAATAGATTACCTTGTGGTAAATCAATCAGAGAGTGAAATTTTGACAGAGATCTTCCCTCATGATCTTGAGGATTGTAAGCGTGCGGCCACAACCTTATGTGAACGAGGTGTTAAGACGGTTGTCTTTACCTTAGGTGGCTCGGGAAGTATCTGTATTTCTAAAGATCACGTTGACATCATCCCATCTTATGCAGTAGATGTAGTAGATACAACGGGAGCAGGCGATGCTTATATTGGAACGTTCTTATACGGTCTTAGTAAGCAATGGAATCTTCAAAAAGCATTAACCTATGCAAGTGCTGCAGGTGCCCTTGCATGTACAAAACAAGGTGCTCAAGAAGCACTTCCCACACTTGAAGCATTAACAGATTTTATGAACCAAGGAGGAAATGATGAGTAA
- a CDS encoding GNAT family N-acetyltransferase: MKKVRLKDIAKLAHVSEASVSLVLNDAPSRISEAKKSEIKRIAEELNYRPNYVARSLSTNKTQTIGLIIPDIENPYFSSFSKHVEDLLRKEGYLVFMVNSDDHVENDRTLIKELKDRQVDGLILCPALDAYRVNADVQQELDSIGGPFVLVDRIFENIQTNQVSYDNEYGGYLATQYLIEQGCKHIACFTGSLLTYGGRQRYEGHLRALKESGYSISKKNRYEGDYRYETGYVFGKDVVARKDIDGVFACNDLMAYGLLKAMDEAGLTQKTLKVVGYDNLKQSEMFGIPLTSVSQDLSVLAMHSVCNFKAYALEDIQMALDHDLYDVVVFDGDQAVAIARLVGDGRIVFFLKDVIVHPQYQHQGCGDLLMQSIFKYLSRVACQGAYVGLMATPGVEAFYAQYGFITRPTEELGSGMVLFYEQ; encoded by the coding sequence ATGAAAAAAGTTAGACTTAAAGATATTGCGAAGTTAGCGCATGTTTCAGAAGCATCCGTTTCTTTAGTATTAAATGACGCGCCCTCACGAATTTCAGAAGCTAAGAAATCAGAGATTAAACGGATTGCGGAAGAGTTAAATTATCGACCAAATTATGTTGCTCGCAGTCTTTCTACGAATAAAACGCAAACAATCGGCTTAATTATTCCAGATATTGAAAACCCCTATTTTTCATCATTTTCTAAACATGTTGAAGATTTATTACGTAAAGAGGGATATCTCGTTTTTATGGTCAACAGTGATGATCATGTTGAAAATGATCGCACGCTTATTAAAGAACTTAAAGATCGGCAAGTTGATGGGTTAATTCTCTGTCCTGCTTTGGATGCATACCGTGTGAATGCGGATGTACAGCAGGAGTTGGATTCGATTGGGGGTCCTTTTGTGTTGGTAGACCGCATTTTTGAAAACATTCAAACAAATCAAGTTTCTTACGATAATGAATATGGTGGGTATCTGGCGACACAATACCTCATTGAACAGGGTTGTAAACACATTGCATGTTTTACCGGTTCTTTACTTACCTATGGTGGGCGTCAACGTTATGAGGGGCATCTTCGTGCCTTAAAAGAATCCGGATATTCGATTTCAAAGAAAAACCGTTATGAAGGGGATTACCGGTATGAGACAGGGTATGTTTTTGGAAAGGATGTCGTAGCACGTAAAGACATCGATGGGGTCTTTGCATGTAATGATCTCATGGCTTACGGATTGCTTAAGGCGATGGATGAAGCTGGACTGACTCAGAAAACCCTTAAAGTTGTGGGGTATGATAATTTAAAACAATCAGAGATGTTTGGGATTCCGTTAACTTCTGTTTCTCAAGATCTTTCCGTTTTAGCGATGCATTCAGTCTGTAACTTTAAAGCATATGCCTTAGAGGATATTCAGATGGCGCTTGATCATGATTTATACGATGTTGTGGTGTTTGATGGTGACCAAGCGGTTGCCATTGCCCGACTGGTCGGTGATGGAAGGATTGTGTTCTTTCTCAAGGATGTCATCGTACATCCGCAATATCAACATCAAGGCTGTGGCGATTTACTGATGCAATCAATCTTTAAGTATCTTTCACGGGTTGCCTGTCAAGGTGCTTATGTAGGGCTCATGGCGACGCCAGGTGTTGAAGCGTTTTATGCTCAGTATGGTTTTATCACAAGACCGACTGAAGAACTAGGAAGTGGGATGGTGTTATTTTATGAGCAGTAA
- a CDS encoding carboxymuconolactone decarboxylase family protein: MAQYDVREMYKAFTGGLTELSRTQREGVGAFMNLLGKSYAPGALDPKTKELISVGIAVYNRCEYCIVYHTHEALKHGATRPEIEEAALVSVAFGGGPSMAYKVTLLKESLDEFEKDFK; encoded by the coding sequence ATGGCACAATATGATGTTAGAGAAATGTATAAAGCTTTTACAGGTGGTTTAACTGAATTATCACGTACACAACGCGAAGGTGTTGGTGCGTTTATGAATCTTTTAGGAAAAAGTTATGCTCCTGGAGCATTAGATCCTAAAACGAAAGAATTAATCAGTGTTGGGATTGCGGTGTATAACCGTTGCGAATACTGCATTGTTTACCATACACATGAAGCATTAAAACATGGTGCAACACGTCCAGAAATTGAAGAAGCTGCACTTGTTTCTGTTGCATTTGGTGGTGGTCCAAGCATGGCTTATAAGGTAACACTCCTTAAAGAAAGCCTTGATGAATTCGAGAAAGATTTTAAATAA
- a CDS encoding aldose 1-epimerase family protein — protein MKLENESLLLEFDCKGAELRRALNKETQKELMWNGDAAFWGRVSPVLFPIVGKVFNGKYTIDGQDYQLSQHGFLRDQEFEVVRHTENEFVFEFHSNDALLEVYPYKHKVQIAYKLDGKRITVTWHIFNKDENEMFYAIGAHPAFLLDDEGDYEFVFEQTENVHQYGLKEGFIDGKAPVQLDRLEVNEANFKDTTLIYDHTSEVTLINKNTQESVTVAYEGFDYLALWRPCKEGVMAPFVCIEPWVGIADEYGGYPDIREKLGIKRLQKGDDIVHQYTVTFQ, from the coding sequence ATGAAATTAGAAAATGAATCGTTACTTTTAGAATTTGATTGTAAAGGTGCAGAGCTTCGTCGCGCATTAAATAAAGAGACGCAAAAAGAATTAATGTGGAACGGTGATGCTGCATTTTGGGGACGTGTTTCTCCAGTCCTTTTCCCCATTGTAGGAAAAGTATTTAATGGAAAATATACAATCGATGGTCAAGACTATCAATTATCGCAACATGGTTTTTTAAGAGACCAAGAATTTGAAGTTGTACGTCATACTGAAAATGAGTTTGTATTTGAGTTTCACAGTAATGATGCACTGTTGGAAGTATATCCATATAAACACAAAGTACAAATTGCTTATAAATTAGATGGAAAACGGATCACTGTAACGTGGCATATCTTTAATAAAGATGAGAACGAAATGTTTTATGCCATTGGAGCACATCCTGCTTTTCTACTTGATGATGAAGGTGATTATGAGTTTGTCTTTGAACAAACTGAAAACGTTCATCAATACGGACTCAAAGAAGGCTTTATTGATGGAAAGGCTCCCGTTCAATTAGATCGACTTGAGGTGAATGAAGCAAACTTCAAGGATACAACCTTAATCTATGATCATACTTCAGAAGTGACATTAATAAACAAGAACACCCAAGAATCCGTTACGGTAGCTTACGAAGGCTTTGACTACTTAGCGTTATGGCGACCTTGTAAGGAAGGTGTAATGGCACCTTTTGTATGTATTGAGCCTTGGGTAGGTATTGCGGATGAATACGGTGGATACCCTGATATTCGTGAAAAGCTTGGAATTAAGCGTCTTCAGAAAGGTGATGACATTGTGCATCAATATACGGTGACGTTTCAATGA
- a CDS encoding OsmC family protein codes for MTSIYKTTAINETTVPNQTRIEDGLALTMTPPLDPQEGSNPEQLLAMSWATCLNATSQALLKARKLEHNSRVRVEVDLHKEANGVGYYFSAYAYLAVEGISLEESERLVRQAHERCPVSKLIHGNEHVDVFVEAY; via the coding sequence ATGACATCGATTTATAAAACAACGGCAATCAATGAAACAACTGTGCCAAATCAAACTCGAATTGAAGACGGTCTAGCACTTACAATGACACCGCCTTTAGATCCTCAAGAAGGTTCGAATCCAGAACAACTTCTTGCAATGTCGTGGGCAACATGCCTTAATGCCACAAGTCAAGCACTCTTAAAAGCACGAAAACTCGAACATAATTCAAGAGTGCGTGTTGAGGTAGACCTCCATAAAGAGGCAAATGGAGTAGGATATTACTTCAGTGCCTATGCATATTTGGCCGTAGAGGGAATTTCCTTAGAAGAAAGTGAACGTCTTGTACGTCAAGCCCATGAACGATGCCCTGTATCAAAACTGATTCATGGCAACGAACATGTTGATGTATTTGTGGAAGCATACTAA
- a CDS encoding ATP-binding cassette domain-containing protein, with the protein MGESGAGKSTALRLINGLEQPDDGVVYVDGTDLKSLSSNAMRSLRKEIGVVFQNFNLLGNRTVFDNIALPLRLAKNKDCNVVSEALCFVHLESKIHHYPAQLSGGERQRVAIARALITKPKILICDEPSSALDPHTTKEILEVLNKLINNSAQRL; encoded by the coding sequence ATTGGTGAAAGCGGAGCCGGTAAGTCAACTGCGCTGCGTTTAATCAATGGATTAGAACAGCCCGACGATGGTGTCGTTTACGTTGATGGCACCGATTTAAAATCACTCTCAAGTAACGCAATGCGTTCACTTCGTAAAGAGATTGGCGTCGTTTTCCAAAATTTCAATTTATTGGGGAATCGTACTGTGTTTGATAACATTGCCTTGCCACTAAGACTTGCAAAGAATAAAGATTGTAATGTGGTGTCTGAAGCACTTTGCTTTGTACACCTCGAATCAAAGATCCACCACTATCCTGCACAACTTAGTGGTGGAGAGCGTCAACGTGTTGCCATTGCACGTGCATTGATTACCAAACCGAAGATTTTAATTTGTGATGAACCATCATCTGCTTTAGATCCTCATACTACCAAAGAAATTCTTGAGGTTTTAAACAAATTAATCAACAATTCGGCACAACGATTGTGA
- a CDS encoding methionine ABC transporter permease, with protein sequence MISIYAEFHAELLKALSETFILLGFSILSALLVGLPLGTLIYLTRKDGYYENRFVSFFLNGYVDVVRSFPFLLFIVFMIPVTRFLIGTSLGTYAASVPMSFVAAALYARFVEQALLEVPQGIIDSALSLGATPFQLVFKFLFVEARSGLVLGLTSSIISYVNYSTVMGVVGGGGIGDFAMRYGYQRFEWQIMYATILIMIVLVLMIQFTGNRIAKRIDKR encoded by the coding sequence ATGATATCGATATACGCTGAATTTCATGCTGAGTTGCTTAAAGCACTGAGCGAAACCTTTATTCTTTTAGGATTTTCAATTCTATCTGCACTTTTAGTTGGATTACCACTGGGCACACTTATCTACCTTACCCGAAAAGACGGGTATTACGAAAATCGATTTGTTTCATTTTTCTTAAATGGATATGTGGATGTGGTGCGTTCGTTTCCGTTTTTATTATTTATTGTGTTTATGATTCCGGTGACTCGATTCTTAATTGGGACTTCACTTGGAACTTATGCAGCCTCAGTACCCATGAGTTTTGTTGCAGCGGCATTGTATGCTCGATTTGTTGAACAAGCACTCCTCGAGGTTCCTCAAGGAATTATTGATAGTGCCCTCTCACTTGGGGCAACACCGTTTCAACTTGTTTTTAAATTTCTGTTTGTTGAAGCACGATCAGGACTTGTCCTCGGACTTACATCTTCCATTATTAGTTATGTAAATTACTCGACGGTAATGGGAGTTGTTGGTGGCGGCGGAATCGGGGACTTCGCAATGCGATATGGTTATCAACGATTTGAGTGGCAAATCATGTATGCAACCATTCTCATTATGATTGTTCTTGTACTGATGATTCAATTCACAGGAAATAGAATCGCTAAACGAATTGATAAGCGATAA
- a CDS encoding MetQ/NlpA family ABC transporter substrate-binding protein, which produces MIKKGLVLLTAMLMLTACGAKKNPDDMKLKVASHMMPMTDVVEIAKEELKKDGYELELVSVSDNTQANTALNNKEIDANFFQHVPFMEMFNKSQSGNLVGIQPIYDAIVGFYSKDLKDIKDLKDDAKIAIPNDAVNQARALLILQDAGLITLKDGVKYDATIKDVTDHKNYQFIEVDLLTLNQAYEEVDLVFNYPTYIKQVGLTPSDALILEKSDGHYAISLVAREDNKDDAKIQALKKAMTSDAVRKFLTEEHSATLSPAF; this is translated from the coding sequence ATGATTAAAAAAGGACTTGTATTACTCACAGCAATGCTCATGCTTACCGCATGCGGCGCCAAAAAAAATCCAGATGACATGAAGTTAAAGGTTGCATCACATATGATGCCAATGACCGATGTTGTCGAAATTGCTAAAGAGGAATTGAAAAAAGACGGTTATGAACTTGAACTTGTATCCGTTTCAGACAATACCCAAGCTAATACTGCTCTTAATAATAAAGAAATCGATGCCAACTTCTTCCAACATGTTCCCTTTATGGAAATGTTCAACAAGAGTCAAAGTGGTAACCTTGTAGGCATTCAACCAATCTATGATGCAATTGTAGGTTTCTACTCAAAAGATCTTAAGGACATTAAAGATCTTAAAGATGACGCAAAAATCGCAATTCCAAATGATGCAGTCAACCAAGCTCGTGCCCTTCTAATCTTGCAAGATGCTGGACTCATCACATTAAAAGATGGTGTTAAATATGATGCAACGATTAAAGACGTAACAGATCATAAAAACTATCAGTTTATTGAAGTTGATCTCTTAACTTTAAATCAAGCATATGAAGAAGTCGATCTCGTATTCAACTATCCTACTTATATTAAACAAGTTGGACTCACACCAAGTGATGCGCTAATTTTAGAAAAATCAGATGGACATTATGCAATTTCATTAGTAGCACGTGAAGATAATAAAGATGATGCGAAAATTCAAGCACTAAAAAAAGCCATGACAAGTGATGCTGTTCGTAAATTCTTAACAGAAGAACACAGCGCAACACTCTCACCAGCTTTCTAA
- the asnA gene encoding aspartate--ammonia ligase → MQEVFFFSPTELGQFQGYQSRLGVYDTQTAIGFIKRCFEEALTGSLKLKRVSAPLFVARNSGLNDDLNGLERPVRFDVPSLDAEGEVVHSLAKWKRIALHQYDFREGNGLYTDMNAIRRDEALDNIHSIYVDQWDWERVISREQLTIDYLKETVQSIVNAIVETSSRLHTKYQDVDVMIDSNVSFITSQELEDLYPNLSSKERENAYVKEHHTTFIIQIGDKLKSGKPHDNRAPDYDDWSLNGDLLFWHEPLGIALELSSMGIRVDREAMLYQLKEANQEDRLKYDFHKMIVDDELPLTIGGGIGQSRMCMLLLGNAHIGEVQVSLWDDETLDTCKGKIELL, encoded by the coding sequence ATACAAGAGGTTTTTTTCTTTAGTCCCACGGAACTAGGTCAGTTCCAAGGATATCAGTCCAGACTTGGTGTTTATGACACACAAACTGCGATTGGATTTATTAAGCGTTGCTTCGAAGAGGCGCTCACAGGAAGTTTAAAATTAAAACGGGTTTCTGCGCCTTTGTTCGTGGCACGAAATTCGGGTTTAAATGATGACTTAAATGGTTTGGAGCGTCCGGTTCGTTTTGACGTTCCCTCACTGGATGCAGAGGGTGAAGTAGTACACTCCCTGGCAAAATGGAAACGCATTGCGTTACATCAATATGATTTTAGAGAAGGAAACGGTCTTTATACGGATATGAATGCAATTCGCCGTGATGAAGCGTTGGATAACATTCACTCAATTTATGTGGACCAGTGGGATTGGGAACGTGTGATTTCACGTGAACAACTTACGATAGATTATCTAAAAGAAACGGTTCAAAGCATTGTGAATGCGATCGTGGAAACTTCAAGTCGTTTACATACGAAGTATCAAGATGTGGATGTCATGATTGATTCAAATGTATCATTTATTACAAGTCAAGAATTGGAAGATTTGTATCCAAACTTGAGCTCTAAAGAACGAGAAAACGCATATGTTAAGGAACATCATACAACGTTTATCATTCAAATTGGTGATAAACTCAAGAGTGGAAAACCGCATGATAACCGCGCTCCGGACTATGATGATTGGTCTTTAAACGGAGATTTGTTGTTCTGGCATGAACCGCTTGGGATTGCACTTGAACTATCCAGCATGGGAATTCGTGTCGATCGCGAAGCGATGTTGTATCAACTTAAAGAGGCAAATCAAGAAGATCGCTTAAAATATGATTTCCATAAGATGATCGTAGACGATGAACTTCCACTAACAATTGGTGGTGGTATTGGTCAGAGCCGTATGTGTATGCTGTTATTGGGAAATGCACATATTGGTGAAGTTCAAGTAAGTCTTTGGGATGATGAGACTTTAGACACATGTAAAGGAAAAATAGAACTCTTATAA